A segment of the Longimicrobium sp. genome:
GCAGGCGAACCCCACCCCCGCGAAGAGGCGCTCGAGCGGCACCAGCGGGGTGTTGCCGATGGTGGAGAGCACCCCCCGAGGCCTCGCACGCCCTCCCTGTCTGCGGGAAGACTCGGAAAGCAAGGCGGTGGGAGAGGCCAGTGTCACCCCGTGCAGCGGCGGGGCCGGTTTGATGTTCATCAGCCGTCCTGGCGTTGACCTGGGATGCGACCGGTCCGTTCCCGCGGCCGCCGCGGGACGGCCGGGTTGCCGGCTGACAGGCCGGGCTCACGGGGTGAGGCGGCTCGTGGGAACGGCGTGGCCCGGGCGCTGCCGCATCGGCGGCCGATGCGGCAGCGCCCGGGCCCGCCCCACGTTCGATTGTGCCTGGATTCCCTGCGCAACGCCGGTAGACGAGGTGCTCGCGGGTCGCGCCGCCCGGCGTGCGGCGCTCAGGGCGCCGCGGTCTGCAGGGCGCGCCCCAGCCGCGCCACGGCCTCGTCGATCATCTCCGGGGTGGAGTGCGAGAAGTTGAGGCGCATGCAGTTGCTCCCCGTGCGGCTGCCGTCCGCGGCGAAGGCGTGCCCGGGGACGAACGCCACCCCCTGCTGCAGCGCCACGCGCAGCACGTCGCCCGCATCGAGCCCGTCCGGGAGCTCCACCCACACGAACACGCCGGCCGCGGGACGGCGCCAGCGCGCGCCGGCGGGAAAGTGCTTCTCCAGCGCCGCGATCATCGCGTCGCGGCGCCGGCGGTACTCGCGGCGCAGCATGGACAGGTGGCCCGGCAGGTGCCCGCCCTCCAGGTACCGCGACGCCGCCCGCTGCGAGAAGGTGGCGGTGTTGATGTCGCTGGCCTCCTTGGAGATCGCCAGCAGCGGCACCAGGTGCTCCGGCACCATCAGCCACCCCAGCCGGAGCGCCGGCGCCAGCACCTTGGAGAACGACCCCACGTAGAACACCCACTCGCGCTCGAGCGCCCGCAGCGGATGCGCCGGGGGGCCGTCGTACGCCAGCAGGCCGTAGGGGTCGTCCTCCACGATCGGCACGCCGTAGCGGCGCGCCAGCTCCGCCAGCCGCACCCGCTTCTCCGGCGGCATGCTGACCGCCAGCGGGTTGTGCCCGTCCGGGACGGTGTAGATGAAGGCGGGGCGCGCGCCCCCGGCCAGCAGCGCCTCCACCGCGTCCACGTCCATCCCCGTCTCCGGGTCCGTGGGCACGGTCAGCAGCCGGGGCGAGAACGGCTCCACCGCCTGCTGAAAGCCGGTGTAGCACAGCGTCTCGGCGATCACCTCCCCGCCCGGCTCCAGCAGCAGCCGGGCGAGCAGGCTGAGCCCCTGCTGCGCCCCCGCGGTCAGGAACACCTGCTCCGGCGCGAACGCCACCCCGCGCTGCGCCATCAGCGCCGCCACCTGCATCTGCAGCGGCGCGTGCGGCGGCGAGTACTGCAGGGCGGCGGGGTTCTCGTGCAGCACCGCCGCCGACGCGCTGCCATACTCCGCGGCGGGGAACAGCTCCGGCGCGGGAAGCCCCAGCGCCAGCGAGATCGTGCCCGGGCGCGTGCCCACCGACAGCATGGTCTGCAGCGCCGACGTGCCCGAGCGTTGCGCCCACTCCGCCAGCCGCAGCGAAGGGGCGCCGGTCGCGGTCTCGATCATCAGATGTTCCCGCGGCGTTCCTGCTCGCGCTCCACCGCTTCGAACAGCGCCTTGATGTTCCCGGAGCCGAAGCCCTGGGCGCCCTGCCGCTCGATGACCTCCACGAACATGGTGGGGCGCGCCTCGATCGGCTCGCTGAAGATCTGCAGCAGGCGCCCGTCGTCGTCCGAGTCCACCAGGATTCCCAGCTCCTGCAGCTCCGTCATCAGCGCGGGCTCGATGGCGCCAACGCGCTCCTCCAGCACCTCGTAGTAGGTGCCGGGGATGCGCAGGAAGCGCACGCCGTTCTCGCGGATGGCCCGCACCGTGGCGCGGATGTCGTTGGAGAGGAAGGCCACGTGCTGCGCGCCGGCGCCGTGGTTGAAGTTCAGGTACTCCTGCACCTGCGACTTGCTGCCGTTGTGGGCCGGCTCCACGATGGGGAACTTGATCTTCCCCGAGGCGTCTTCCACCACCTTGGAGTTCATGGCGCTGTGCTTGGTCCACACCATCTCCTGGTGCGACTGGTGGAAGCCCAGCACGTCCTTGTAGAAGGCGACCCAGTGGTCCAGCTGCCCCTGCTCCATGCTCACCGCCACGTGGTCCACTTCCACGAACCCGACGGGGCGGGTGGCCGGCGCGTCGGTGATGGCCTCGAACCCGGGGAACAGCGTGTCGGTGTAGCCCTGCCGCTCCACCAGCGTGTGCACGGTGTCGCCGGGCGCGCCAATGGTGGCGCGCACCACGCGGCCGCGGTCGTCCTCGTGCACCTGCGGCGGCGACACCGGCCTGGCGCCGCGGCGCACCGCGGTCCGGAAGGCGAAGTCCACGTCCCTGACGCGGAACGCCACGTCCTTCACGCCGTCGCCGTGCAACGCCGCGTGCCGGGCGATCGGCGAATCGGGATCCAGCCCGCTGGTGAGCACCAGGCGGTTGTCGCCCTGCTCCATGACGATCGAGAGCCGGTCGCGCACGCCGGTCTCCAGCCCCGCTCGCGCCACCGGGCGGAACCCGAACATGCTGCGGTAGAAGTGCGCCGCCTGGTAGGCATTGCCCACGTACAGCTCCACATGGTCGATGCCGTCCAGCTGCAGCGCGCTCTGGATGGCGGGGACCCTGACGACTTCCGGCTCGAGCGTTGCCATGCCGCCTCCGTTGGTGGGGAGAGGAGAGTGTGCGGGCGCCGCGTGGAGGCTCGCCTCCCGCCGCGGCGCCGTCGTGCCGGGAGTCCGGCGGCGGCAGCAGCGCGCCGCGGTCATGGAAAGATGGATGCCCTCACGTGATCCGCCAAGATCCGTGAGTACCGTACTCTACTCATTCGCTTCCCCCCGCGTCAACCTTTACCCCCCCGCCAGCCCTGCTGCCGAGCACGGACCGCGGCTGAGCCGATCGGCCCGGAATCTCGCTGTTACAGGCGCTTTTGAACCCTGCGGGCTCGACTGGCCGAAAACGCCCGGTCACCGGCAGGAATGGGTCGAGACCTGCGGTACGCGGCGATCCGGGCAGGGGCCCAGCCGGAGAACACCGCCTTTTGGGGACGCCGGGGAGACGGGTCCGGTTGACGAATGATCAACCGTCCTGTAACTGATTAACTGTCCTGGAAAGTAATCCCACCTTGCTTCAACCCTCCTTTACGCCGCTCTCGCGTCTCCGGCGGACGTGTGCACGGGCCGATCGCCGTGCCGCCGGCCAGCGGGGGGGCTCCGCGCTCAGGCTCGCCAGGCGCTCCGGAGTGGCGGCGGGACCAGAGAGAAACGAAAGTGAACGTGACCGCACTGCCGAAGTTCCCGCCCGCGCCGGCGGAGAAGACGTTCGAGCCCGGGCTGCTGCGCGAGTTCTCCTCCCGCGTGTTGCAGACGTTCGGGGTGCCGGCAGCGGACGCGGAGCTGGCGGCGGGCGTGCTGAGCAGCGCGGACCTGCGCGGCATCGACACGCACGGGGTAGCCCGGCTGCCGCAGTACGTGGAGATGCTCGCGCAGGGACGCATCAACCCACGCCCGCGCATCCGCACGGTCCGGGAAACGCCCGCCACGGCCACGGTGGACGGAGACAACGGGCTGGGGCTGGTGGTGGGCCCGCGC
Coding sequences within it:
- a CDS encoding PLP-dependent aminotransferase family protein yields the protein MIETATGAPSLRLAEWAQRSGTSALQTMLSVGTRPGTISLALGLPAPELFPAAEYGSASAAVLHENPAALQYSPPHAPLQMQVAALMAQRGVAFAPEQVFLTAGAQQGLSLLARLLLEPGGEVIAETLCYTGFQQAVEPFSPRLLTVPTDPETGMDVDAVEALLAGGARPAFIYTVPDGHNPLAVSMPPEKRVRLAELARRYGVPIVEDDPYGLLAYDGPPAHPLRALEREWVFYVGSFSKVLAPALRLGWLMVPEHLVPLLAISKEASDINTATFSQRAASRYLEGGHLPGHLSMLRREYRRRRDAMIAALEKHFPAGARWRRPAAGVFVWVELPDGLDAGDVLRVALQQGVAFVPGHAFAADGSRTGSNCMRLNFSHSTPEMIDEAVARLGRALQTAAP
- the hppD gene encoding 4-hydroxyphenylpyruvate dioxygenase, translated to MATLEPEVVRVPAIQSALQLDGIDHVELYVGNAYQAAHFYRSMFGFRPVARAGLETGVRDRLSIVMEQGDNRLVLTSGLDPDSPIARHAALHGDGVKDVAFRVRDVDFAFRTAVRRGARPVSPPQVHEDDRGRVVRATIGAPGDTVHTLVERQGYTDTLFPGFEAITDAPATRPVGFVEVDHVAVSMEQGQLDHWVAFYKDVLGFHQSHQEMVWTKHSAMNSKVVEDASGKIKFPIVEPAHNGSKSQVQEYLNFNHGAGAQHVAFLSNDIRATVRAIRENGVRFLRIPGTYYEVLEERVGAIEPALMTELQELGILVDSDDDGRLLQIFSEPIEARPTMFVEVIERQGAQGFGSGNIKALFEAVEREQERRGNI